The Thermosynechococcus sp. HN-54 DNA segment CAATCCGTCAGGGCTGCGCCCAGAAACAGACCCACCCCCCACCAGCGATAGACCGCTCCCTCATTGAAGGAGAGCAAGCCTAGGATCACTGGCACAATCAACAGGCGAGCAAGGGTAATCGTCGTGGCGAGGTTCAAAGGCATGGCACTCATGCAAAAGAAAACCCCCTCACGCAGAGGGAGTTCATTGTCTTTGATCACGGTCAGTGCTTAGTACAACTGGAGCGACTTCAACTGCTTATCGAACATGTGAATGGTATCCACAAAGCGCGCGGTCTTCGACTGCGTGGAAATGACCAAAGATTGGGTACGGGCACCGCCTTTGAAGAAGCGCACCCCTTTCATGAGCATACCGGGCGTAATGCCACAGGCAGCAAAGAGCACCGTTTCCCCGGAGGCCAATTCCTCCGCTTCATAGACCTTGTCGGGATCAGTGATGCCCGCTTTTTTCAGTTCTTCGAGATTGCCTTCGCGGGTGCGATTCGCCCATTCCTTGGTCATGACCACAGCGGGATCATAAACCAGTTGCCCTTGGAAGTGCCCACCCAAGGCCCGTATAGCAGCAGCGGAAATCACCCCTTCAGGCGCAGCGCCAATTCCCATCAGGGCATGAATGTTGGTTCCCGAAAAGGCACAGGAGAGAGCTGCGGAGACATCGCCATCGGAGATGAGTTGGACACGGGCGCCGGCGTCGCGGATTTCTTGAATCAAGTCATTGTGGCGATCGCGCTTCATCACCACCACCACCAACTCATCAATGGCACGGTCAAGGCATTCCGAGAGAATTTTCAGGTTTTCTGTGGCGGAGTAGCGAATATCCACTTTGCCCTTAGCAGCAGGGGGAGCCGCCAATTTCTTCATATAAAAGTCTGGCGCGGCAAACAGACCCCCCTTTTCCGAAATGGCAAGTACCGCCATCGAGCCCGGTTGACCATAGGCACAGAGGTTCGTCCCTTCGCACGGGTCAACGGCAATATCAATTTCAATCAGTTCTTCAGGGTTGCAGTACTGTGCTGCGTCGGGACGGGTGCAGATGCCCACTTCTTCGCCAATGTAGAGCATGGGAGCTTCGTCCCGTTCCCCTTCGCCAATCACAATGCGACCGCGCATATGGATTTGATTGAGGCGCTTGCGCATGGCATCCACGGCCACCTGATCGGCCATGTGTTTGTCGCCTTTGCCCATCCACCGTGCTGAGGCGATCGCCGCCTGCTCGACAACTTCAATAATCTCTAAGCCGATGACGTTATCCACACAACCCTCCTAGACTGCACAAGTTGATCCCGCAGAGGTTTCCTATCTGAGCTTACAGAACTTTGGGGTCGAGAAAATAATTTCTCACTGCAAATTATTCGTTCTTGGTGCCAGTCTCATCTGAGAGAGTTAGCAGTGTCTTTTTGTTGTGGAATGGGGAGCATTGTCGTGGAAAACAGGCTCTCCCCCAAGGCCTAGGGAGTGGTCAAAAAGAGCAGTTGCTCTGTGGGCAAGTGATCAAGGTAATAGCCATCTTGAGCCAACACAATTAACAAATGAAGGCCACAATCGGGACGTAGGTGCAGATCCGCCCAAGGAATCACCACTTCTAGGCAGGTCTCTAGGGCATAGCGGGCATGGCTGGGTCGCTCTTCCCACTGATAGTTGGCGATCGCCTCCTTGAAAGTGATCCGTTGCGGTTCAAAGTGAATCACCAGTTGATGGTGGTACAGGTAGTTCAGCGGCGCTTCATCGGGGCAATCTTGTAGGTCAGCGAGGGGACTATTGTACGTGACCATATTGGGGTAGTACCAGCAAAAATGAATAGTACTGATTTCATGGCCAAAGGGCTGTTTTTGGCTAGGCGCATCGAGACGCAAATAGATATTCAGGTGATCCACCCCATACCAGAGGCGATTGATCAGGGTTTGGCGGTGCATGGTTCCCCGACTGCCACCGATTTGAATGCGACCGGCAAAGTTCCAGTCCTGCTCATCACCGCGCCCATCAATCTCAGGGTGAATAAAGCCTTGGGGCGGGTAGGTATCCTTGGCTTCGTGGACTTCTAAGGGATCGTTGAGCACTTCAGGAATCGGCTCACCCAAGGCCGTGTAGAGCGCCATTAAATGCTCACGAAACAGCTGGTCAAACATGGCGTCGTGATTTGAGGAATGCCCCTCACCAAACCACCAGAACCAGTCGGAGCCTTCAGCGGCAAAAAGGGCTTGCCATGCCGCCGGATTCTTGGTTTCAGTGGCTTCGGGATGGCGCTCAAGGGTTTGGCGGGCAGCCGCTAAATAGTCCCACGCTTTATTTTTCACTGGGTCGCCAATCCACGTGCAGAAATTGCCATCAATCCAAGAGCCGCTGTGGAGAGCAGAACCCGCAATCACCGCACGCGGGGGATATTGTTGCAGATACTCCGCCACAGAAACACAGGCAAAGTGCTGGCTCTCGCTCAGGCTTTGGTAGAGCGCCTGCAAAAATGGCAGACCATCACGGGGGTAGTATTCCCAACAGTTTTCACCATCGAGGGCAATCGTCACTAACCATGGTTGCTCTAGACTGGTCTGGCCGCTGCCTTCGTAGGCAATGAGTTGCTGGCGAATGCCTTCTAGCTGCTTGAGCAAATCCGCTGCCGCCACTTCAGGTGCCATGGCACTGTAGGTAAAACCAATCAAATCCGAGAGGCGATGATCTCGAAAGACAACGTTGAGATCGCCCTTAGCGGTTGTCAGGCGGTAGGGTTGGTAAAGCACCTCTGCCTGTTGCACCACCCCTATCTCATTGCGGTGGAAGTAGGTTCGGGTTGTCCAGCCCAAGATGGCTTCATCGGAGCAAATCCATTCAAATCCCTGCTCAAGAATCGGTTCAAGAATTGCTGGACTGACGGATTGCTCTGACGGCCACAGTCCTCGGGGCGATCGCCCAAAGAATTGTTCATAGAGAACTCGCGCCCGCCGCAAATGACGCGGCACATCTTCAGGATAGTGAAATCGCTGTTGGGGCAAGGCAATGTTGGGAACCGCTACTTTTGCGGCATCCGTATCCACCAGCAGGGGCAAAATGGGGTGAGTGTAGGGGGTTGTGGTGATTTCGATTTGACCGGCCTCTTGGAGGGCACGGTGCTGCGGAATAATTTGGCCAAGGATTTCCCTTTGTTTGGCAATGATCCGCTGGCGATCGCTAAGGCTGAAATTCCGCCCTTGGGACAACCATTGGGCAATCTCTGGTTCATCCCAATACAGCGGATCAATCCACGCTAAATTGTGCCACGCCAACAAATCCCCGTAGTCTTGGGGCTGCCAATGTTGCCAACACCATGTTTTCCCTTGGGTTTGCCGCTGCTCGTAGAGTTCGCGATAGCGGGGATAGGGGTCAATCATCGTGCGGTGGTGGGCATCAAAGAAATGCTCAATGATAAACCAGCGCTGTTGATCCGTGAGTTGCTCGACCGGCGTCAGTGTGGCTGTGAGGTAGGGATCAAGAGCCGTACCGTTGACATAATCCTGAATTTGCAGCAGTAGCGAGGGGACAAGGTTGACGGTTTGCTTGAGGCGCGGATATTTAGCGAGGACAAGAATCAGGTCTAAGTAATCTTTTGTACCGTGGAGCCGTACCCAAGGGAGGAGGTATTGACCCGTGCGGCAACTTTTGTAGAGGGGTTGGTGTTGATGCCAAATGAAGGCAATGTGCAAGGGATACGCCACAACAAACTTGCCCCCATGACTTAAGACTCTTTCTCCAGTATTTCAGGAGCGTTTGCTTCTGTACCACTTTGTTACGTAAGATGTCAAAGGCAGCAAAAATCTTAATATAGCCCTTTTCTAGAGTATGAGTTATGCTCCTGTTTCAGTGCCTGCTATCGGCGCACGGCAGTTTTGGCTGTTTTGAGCCTTTCCTATCCATATAAAAAGAACCACACCATGCTCTATAAGGCTTTTGCGTTTTCTAAAGAGTCGGCCTGTCAACCCAAAATCAGTACCATTTAGGATTTATTAGCGACGAAGATATTCGTGTTCATGTTAAAAAAAAACAATACTGAAGTA contains these protein-coding regions:
- a CDS encoding glycoside hydrolase yields the protein MAYPLHIAFIWHQHQPLYKSCRTGQYLLPWVRLHGTKDYLDLILVLAKYPRLKQTVNLVPSLLLQIQDYVNGTALDPYLTATLTPVEQLTDQQRWFIIEHFFDAHHRTMIDPYPRYRELYEQRQTQGKTWCWQHWQPQDYGDLLAWHNLAWIDPLYWDEPEIAQWLSQGRNFSLSDRQRIIAKQREILGQIIPQHRALQEAGQIEITTTPYTHPILPLLVDTDAAKVAVPNIALPQQRFHYPEDVPRHLRRARVLYEQFFGRSPRGLWPSEQSVSPAILEPILEQGFEWICSDEAILGWTTRTYFHRNEIGVVQQAEVLYQPYRLTTAKGDLNVVFRDHRLSDLIGFTYSAMAPEVAAADLLKQLEGIRQQLIAYEGSGQTSLEQPWLVTIALDGENCWEYYPRDGLPFLQALYQSLSESQHFACVSVAEYLQQYPPRAVIAGSALHSGSWIDGNFCTWIGDPVKNKAWDYLAAARQTLERHPEATETKNPAAWQALFAAEGSDWFWWFGEGHSSNHDAMFDQLFREHLMALYTALGEPIPEVLNDPLEVHEAKDTYPPQGFIHPEIDGRGDEQDWNFAGRIQIGGSRGTMHRQTLINRLWYGVDHLNIYLRLDAPSQKQPFGHEISTIHFCWYYPNMVTYNSPLADLQDCPDEAPLNYLYHHQLVIHFEPQRITFKEAIANYQWEERPSHARYALETCLEVVIPWADLHLRPDCGLHLLIVLAQDGYYLDHLPTEQLLFLTTP
- the glpX gene encoding class II fructose-bisphosphatase; the protein is MDNVIGLEIIEVVEQAAIASARWMGKGDKHMADQVAVDAMRKRLNQIHMRGRIVIGEGERDEAPMLYIGEEVGICTRPDAAQYCNPEELIEIDIAVDPCEGTNLCAYGQPGSMAVLAISEKGGLFAAPDFYMKKLAAPPAAKGKVDIRYSATENLKILSECLDRAIDELVVVVMKRDRHNDLIQEIRDAGARVQLISDGDVSAALSCAFSGTNIHALMGIGAAPEGVISAAAIRALGGHFQGQLVYDPAVVMTKEWANRTREGNLEELKKAGITDPDKVYEAEELASGETVLFAACGITPGMLMKGVRFFKGGARTQSLVISTQSKTARFVDTIHMFDKQLKSLQLY